GTCGACACGCTGCGGCTCGCCGCCGACGAATCGGATTTCTCGCGCCCGATCCATTGCCGCTGGACGATCATGTCCGACAGCGCCGCGCCGATCCGCGCGAGCTGCGGGGTGCAGGTGCTGCCGGGCGCGACCTTCCTCGACCCGGCCGGGTTCGACTACGTCGTCGTGATCGGCGGGCTGCTGGCCGGGCTGAACCAGAACGCGGCACCGCTCTGCGCCTATCTCAAGCGCGCCGCCGCGGCGGGGGTGAAGCTGGTCGGCATCTGCAACGGCAGTTTCCTGCTCTGCCAGGCGGGGCTGATGCAGGGGCGGCGGGTCTGCGTGAGCTGGCTGCACTACCAGGATTTCCGCGCGGCCTTCCCCGACCACGAGGTGACCGGCGACCGGCTGTTCGAGATCGACGGCGACCGGATCACCTGCGCCGGCGGGGCCGGGGCGGCGGATCTCGCGGCGCTGCTGATCGAGCGGCATCTCGGCAGCCGGCTCGCGCAGAAGCCGCACCAGGTGCTGCAGCTGACGCGCACGCGCGGCGAGGG
This genomic interval from Acidiphilium multivorum AIU301 contains the following:
- a CDS encoding GlxA family transcriptional regulator codes for the protein MNGRAANAQRGEERRPLSVGILLAHDFTLSALSMFVDTLRLAADESDFSRPIHCRWTIMSDSAAPIRASCGVQVLPGATFLDPAGFDYVVVIGGLLAGLNQNAAPLCAYLKRAAAAGVKLVGICNGSFLLCQAGLMQGRRVCVSWLHYQDFRAAFPDHEVTGDRLFEIDGDRITCAGGAGAADLAALLIERHLGSRLAQKPHQVLQLTRTRGEGAVQPHPPVAHEVADEQVRRALLMMEQNLSDPVPIATIARRLDLSTRQLERRFESALGQRPSLLYRTLRLRYARWLLETTGRSVTDIALEAGFSDCAHFSRQFKALHGLSPSQMRPGMAGRDGGGAEAVAMHAGPRPF